From the genome of Spodoptera frugiperda isolate SF20-4 chromosome 7, AGI-APGP_CSIRO_Sfru_2.0, whole genome shotgun sequence:
TGTCTATCATTAGATAATTTGACaagattaaaacaaaacagGAACATTAACCAATTCCAAAATTGacttgaataattataatagttaatgACGCACTTAGTTAAAACTGGTTCAACATGATTTACATGTAGGATGTGGAATGCTTTGGGGGAGTGAACATCTTGAAGCGCCACGAAAGAGGCTGGTTATGGATTATCTCCAGCGGACTAGCTGGAGAATCTAATGTGATAATGATGGAAGCTACTTTGGAACTTTGATATAATCTAAATATTTGGGTGTGGTGTGTATTGTTGTATTACAGAATGATCAACAATAGATcagttaagtttaaaaaaaaatagggaatCTACATCAAATAAATTCTTCATATTGCTCTTATTCGTTTTCATTAAAAGTccaagtaatgaattagttataacagttttttttattataataactggtAAACGCCGCCTATGGACAATAGAGGCGTTAatagtgcgttgccagccttaggaatttaaagggattgggaagattgggtaggggggtaattgagcctccatGTCATAAGTCATTCTTACCAGATTTGTTCACAATTAAGCGAGTTGTGCGGCATTGTCACATTTCTTTATCGTGACAGTTGGCGCTTTTGTAATGGCCCAACAAAACCATTTATGTAATTGCTTTATTACGAATTGTatattttcattcaatatttttttttgtgctaGTTTAGTTTTGTAAATGTAGTCTCTCAAAAATAGAGCAGGTATTTTTTAAGAACTGATACATAGTAATGAGGGTGTAATACTCTTTATCAAGAATGTTAGCATTGttcatcattaaaattaagacgaaaatataaattcaaacattatatctacaaaatataatagtatataTTGGACAGGATAACTGTTGGTAAATACTTTATTCTCTTGGCTCGGTAGCATTATCCTGTACCAAGTTATAGGAAAATATAATACATGTTCTAAAAACGTATTACTCTatagcatatttttttcataatattttttaacaaaataaaatataaatttgtaatatgtacttaaatgataaattttattaaaagaatcACATTGTGTCCCCTTAGTGATatatataaaattgatttataatgtATACCATTACAACTTAAAGCTTTTCCATCAGATCACATATCAGTCAGTCATCGGTTTGAGTGTAATGGTGGAAGGTCAGTTTCTGAATGTTCATGTTTgtctaaataaaacataacatacacAAGAGGTATCACAACACCAAGAATGAGCATACAGCACACTAAATGGAACCACTTCAGTCCAAAGTCAGCTCCGTGGGAAGTCAACTCTTTCACCACAACCGCTTCAACAGATATCTTCTCTTTGCTTGGCAAAAGTTGAGTATCTTCTGTTGCTTGTTCATTCTGCTCAGAGTCCGTATATGGGACGACAGATGGCGCTAAAGTGCTGTTCATAACAACACTGTTGCAATCTATTGAACACTGTAATTCCTCCTTGGGAGGTGCATTTACagaaacattattttgatttataagtCCATTATAATGGTTAGTGTTCAGCAGCTCCTGTATTCCAGTATGTGATGTATTGTTTGATGCTGCAGGTACCGGATCTGAGGGCTGTGTTGGAATGAGCTCTGTCAGCACAGAGTATGGTGTCACAGGTACCTTTATTGTCCGCCTcgcaaatatttcattatcttTGTGTATATGGTTGATTCTTTTTAACTCTGATATCTGAAACATTCATAAATAAGTGTTAGAAAGATTTAAGATAAGATTGATAACAGGAAGTAAGTTAATTTAGTTAGTGAAAATCATAAATATGAAATCAAGCTACAcaggtaatattatattttacaatacagTATGAATGAGTACTCACAGAACAATAAAATCGCAACGCAATAGCTTGTAAGGTGTCTCCTTCCTGGACTTGCGCTTCTATAAAATGCTCCTGGGATTTTATTCTATGcagttgtatttcgttgtgatCACCGTCTTCTGATTTCTTCCCCATGGCATAAGCCACCATATCATCGCCGCCTTGCATTGAGCGAGCCCTTCACAAACAAACACCATTGTCAGTAACACGTAAACAACATTACACTTCACTAAATTAGTGCTATGTCTTACTACACTTACCTTTGCTTCATGTTCAAATGTAACACTAATAAAATCTACCATGACCTGAATAAGGAATACAAAACTACCTGTCTGTTACCCAGTTTCAATGaattttaagatataaaaatgtaaaacagcTGTTGATTCATTCAGTCTTGGACAAAAATTTTGACAACTGCtacatttcattttcatgttagtATGACGTAAGGGTTAGGGTTGCCAGAactgatataattatgttactgCCTGTCTATGACAACTAGTGCTATTTACATTGAAGGACGAAAATACAacgttcctttttttatttttacttattttgtaacaaggagtttaaaataaaatcctgaaattattatttgttcattCTGGTTTGTGACAGAGAGCGCCACTGCAGCAATGATTTAAAACGTTTGAAAAACGCGGTAACGAGGACTAGGGTCCTGGCTTCTGActcaaaatataacaaacattGTGTAGCTTTATTAGTGAATGAATGGACGGTGTGTGAGTAACGTtgaaatgatttgttttttaatgggtAGGTGCGGCCGTGCGGCAAACGTGACGACAGCAACGCTCGACTAATAGTAAGCAATTGACGCTGCCCATGAGCACCCGTAGCACCATAATGtgttataaatgcgttgccggccttatgggaATAGGTATATTAAGGATTGGGGAAAGGAGAGTAATTTTGGTAATCTCACTCTtcgaatataaaattattaaaaatttcgTAACGTTCTTTTTTCCACAGGGTGAAAGTGACTTTACCTGGAATGGGCCTAAGGTTTCCTCTATGACTTATTATACTAGTCTACCCTGCTCGTTCAAAGGTAATACACGATTATCAATAATAATCATGGATAAGATAGCTGAGGAATAATCTTAATCTTGTATCTTGCACTTCAAAGGTCGtaacgattttttatttacactgaAGTACACAGATAACACAGATACTCAGGTGAGGTAGTGCGGGAGTACCTACCTATCTCCACTTTACTGTAGACCACAGAGAATCAATTTTGTTTCTGATAATAAACAATAAGATGATGGCATGGCAGCTGACCTACATTCTGTTCTTTTAcagtttgactgcacgattggcgccgTGCAAtatgtagcaggttcgattcccgcacggagcaactctttgttctttgctctgggtgttatgtgtatctgaacttgtatgtttgtacacatacacatacattaatgaattttctcctgtgtggtgCACTCACCACacagaaaattctagtgtaggacgttgttttttaaaaaaagagaagaaaagaaagaaagataacTTAAAACGATTAGTTCACTACTCCTTTAACCATCACTattgatcgtcccactgcaaggTAAAGACCTCCTTTCACTTTTGTGTAccgctttttgcggccaatctttattatatattaatgataaatgaataaataaaacaaaaaaggtcGTTTTCGATCATttcgttataatttaataactcCGAGTATTTTACACAACAGTTACAGAACATAAATACCTTTGGTATTGCGCCATAGAGGTGGTAATAATTGCACATAATTAATTTCCTCTAGCTACATTatgtacaaaaaatacattgataCAAAATCGACATCTTGATCACTAGTTTATAGGTAACGTTAGTTTTATGTGAGTACATTCATTACAATCGCTATAAAATGATTATGGGATGTTAGTTCTATGTAgaagatatatttaattataacattataatagaTACCCTTACATTAAATTTTTCAGTACTACTACAGttcacttttgttttattaggaAACTTTAGAAAAATGAGGAATGaaggcgttttttttttatcttttgggTAAGGACTAATGcgttctttttgtaataaaagcaCACTACTGAGGTAAAGTTGCCATTCTGAAAAATTAATGCAAAAGGTTGTCAATATTTTAAGTCAACatttttataggtacttaaatatttatcgtgttacaaagatattgttttagaatattatttaattgcttCATgctgatttttacataaaaacaagtgcataaaaaattaagttaaaaaagtatcgggaaaaaatcacaataaattaaaattatcacagTAATTATTCACTAAACGTAATTCCATAATATCTTAGAAGCACAATTGACGCTCACTattatagatgttttttttcACATTTCGAGTATTactatcacaaaaaaaaacttataataaacattataaaacgaaatgtgtgatattttaaaataaattaatgagatAGACGTAAATTCACAGATGGATCAGACTtagaaaatatacaatgtagTCACAAAATGCGTTAAAAATGTGCAGCAATTTTGAAGATGACTatcgaattaaataattcataatattataaaaaaaaaattgtatatataattgccaaatcaattaaataaataaaaaaggaattcattaacaaaataaattatttttttcaataaataatcgAGTATGTGCTGAAAACATCGCAGCGTTAACGATACAGTCGTCGAcgtataattaaattgatttacaaaatgttactatttacattttacatagcGGCACGGGATTGCATCGtagcaaaatatttacaataccaATTAAATACTGTACAGATTTGTGCCCAAACTTCAATTGGTGACGCTTTCCATAACTAGAATGATTCCACCCTTAAATTAGAATTACTTAACGTAATAAAACACAGAGTATTGTTgatatacttaaaataaatgtgaaatacGCGTTTAAATTACATTGGTACAGAATTTTCAGATACTTTTAATAATGAACCTTTAGGGCTTAAGATTGCGAAATTTATATCAAATCGTTGAATAAAACGCGATAAACTAAACTgatgtttgtataatttaattttgataagaaAAACAAGTTCACTATAtacattttgaataattaaCGCTTAGAAGTTGTTTATTTCCTacaaaaagtttatattttcgaaaatatcattaaatacaTACGGAATGACTTTGTTTTAGGTATAGCTACATAATAAGAAAATTGAATTCGCTACTTCTACAGAACATGTGCAGTCTTCTAAACAAAGGGGGTACAATcatataataagttttatttcttattttaataaataaccaTTTGTTATGAAATGTTTCGTAGTAAAAATATGGAATTGGCATAATTCAAGCTTTAATTCATCATTTTCGACATCAAACATGATGTTTCATGCAAATCGGAACATAATTGGATTTGAtgatataataaattgaaatagataatgaaatcagatattaatttaaaataacatgatCACAAGGAGGCTAGGTGGACAAACTTGTGACAATTGGTTGTGGTAGAAAAACAAGGAAGCGCggaaattataacaattataagGGCGTTGCATATACATATCACAGGTTGCGTCTAAAGGCAAATATAGACTTTCAGCTCAAATCTATATTTGTCTTGAGATACAGTATGAATCGTGGAATAATTGCAAACACTTAGTAAGCATTTACTTAAGAAAATTGCCATTTTTTAACAACTGGGTGATAATAGGTCATATTTGTTAGAGTTATCTTTTGAGTACGATATTATCAACACGTGTTCCTTATAGggcctaataaaaataattaaacaatctaTCTCTATCTAAAATCTGATCAAGATCGAGTATTGACATTATTTGTATGGAGTTGCCATTATTTGAAAGCCATTGGTCAATATTTTGTTTGGCAGTTTtcgtaagtacttatttataagtatatgcAATTTCCCACTAGTCAcactgtacatacataatatacataatactagGGTGACGATGGTCAGCGGTTATACATTTTTACACTAGGTAATAGCGGCATGTCATCTTAACACTACGATATATAACAAAATGTTACACTAACTAAAATTCACGGgctactcacgtacattaatggaggaaagctctcctagtttcgagtcacatagggACCGATTTCGCGCGTCGCGTCTAGGTCGCGCAGCCTATTGGTAGTAataactagtaaagcttttctctattaatttacgtgactaagtcgtgatttttagttagtttagaaTGTctcaagttattataaaaaaaaaatgttacattctACATTATTACACATACACTCCTTAAGAAAAAAGCCTTTCAAACTAGTTCTTATTGGAATGattaaaattcacttttaaCACTTTAGTAATAAGGTTGAATATGTAATAACGTACAATAGTGTAATCTGAAAACGATTGTGAGTTTATTTGAAACATTAATCGGGGGACCATTATACACAGGGTACACGAGATCCATAAAAATCTTATGTCTATGGCAAGACTATAATATtcatccttttttattttttctcatattattttgttttctcttCACCACTATTTGCATTCATTTGCAATCTAATAATTTGAATTGCGcgcaatattataatttagaagCAATAAAAGATTTAGTAATACTGGTATTGCCAACTCTCAGCATTTCACATTCATCTTACTTCTATTGAAATCATTccatgagattttttttttattaaaaactggaTTTTGAAACTTGACGTTAGGAACTTTAAAACTGTGAAGAGTCAATGATTACAATTGAAGGCAAATAGTTTCACTCAGAGTGGGACTCGGGTTGCTCTTGACTGGGCTGTTTCTGACTCTCACGTAtataaaaactgtaataaatCGTTTTCTTACCAGTTTTAGCGATTACTCCCTTTCCCACTATGCCTGAGCGCGTAGTAGGCAAGTCTTGGAGGAATCGGACCTCGCGACCTCACGCGTTGTCGAACCCTTGGAAGTCCCCGGGCCAGTTCTCCCGTCGCGCGGCGCGGTCGGAGCCAGTGCACGCGAAGAACGCGTCACCTTCGAAGGGATCTGACTCCCGGGTGAAAATGTTGATGGAGTCAGACTTACGAATGTCCCGGTTATTGGTGGGAGGAGGGCGAGGGCGGAGGGGTGGGAGGTCTCCTTCCTCTTCCTCCGCGATGGAGGCTGTTCTAGGTCGCGGTGCGGCTGCGAAGTCGTCCTCGAACATGGAGCGCGGGGAGATAGAGTCCGAATCGAACCGGAACCGCGTGGCACTCTGCTCGCTGTCGCGCGCGCGGGCGCTGCTCACTGATACCGGAGATGCAGTAGCATCTTCAGGCTCGAATGCGAATCTGAAATAAACCGAGAGCTTAGTATGagtattttttacgtttaaggagattgaaacgagagcgcgttctgcgCTCTAATTAGTTGATTTATTCAAGCTGACCAATCAAagcaccgaatgcgctctcgtttcgatttcgttaatcgtaacgtaaactcatactaagtataatgtatattgtgtatgtattattcaagtataataaaacttaaaatgtaaTATCGTTCACACAAAATAACTGCACATACCTGGTGCCCTCTAAATTGGAGTAAGGCGCTCTCTTCTTGCCAGTAGGTGTGGGTGTGTCGTTGAAATCGTTATCGAAAGGCGAGGTGTGTTCCCGTTCTCGcggggagaagtcgttggagaAGCGATAGTCCCTCGGCCTGCGCGCGTCGTCCCGGCGGGTGCGGCGGCGGGAGTCCCGCGGCGGGTCGCGCGGGGCTTCGCGGTCACGTTCCCGGGACGACGACCGACGGGGACCTGAACGACGACCCGACCAGCCTAGCGTCGAACCATATCTGCGAATAGgaataaataaaccttatatTTAAAGTATCCCATTACCTTTGCTCCGTATGAATGAGTTTTAGCTAATAATTGCCGTGTGATGCATttgcctatcccttcgaggataaaaggctaAAATATATAGTAAACAAACCTCCTTTCAGCAGAATCTTCACTTTGCCGCAATTCAGCACGACGTCTCGTCTCCCGCCAACCGAGTGAACCGTAATTTCTCTctggaaaaatgttttaaaacgtaaatagaatttaaaagtCCCCTTTGAATACAATAAGAACGTCATTACAATAAGTAAATGCAACACAATGCAATAACACTGACCGTCTCTCCTCCAGCGTTGGTCTGGCCACCGGTCTCTGGGTGACGATCGCCCAGACCCGCAGCCGTCACTGTAACTGGATATCATTTGATATGACTAcatagtaaaaacaaaattgctatctctgtccctatgtttttgtatgcttaaatctttaaaactacgcaacggattttgatgcgtttttttaatatacgaatatagagtaattcaagaggaaggtttatatctATAATACGTGTATACGTGTATAATATATTACCAATGCACCCATGTAaagctggggtgggtcgctagttaaataaaaacaatacaattctaAATACATACTTCTAAATCTAGTAAATAGTCTGTGTGAGTGTAAAATAACtagataacatattattatactcacTCTTCATCCTCATCATACGAGTGCCTAGGTTTCCTGTGTCTATCCCTGTCCTTGTCTCTATAGTCTTTAGGCAGTCTCTCTCTACTCCTCGAGTCCCTATACTCCCTCTCTCTGCTGTATGTCCTGTCTCTGTCCCACGAGTCATTCTCTCTGTCCCTACTCCTACGATCTCTCCTGTCCCTATGATCCCTGTGGTCCCGTTCCTTGCTGACGTCACGCCGGTCCCGCCCACTGCCCGAGTCTCGCGCTGAGTCTCTCCTGTCTCTAGCTGAGTCTCTGCCATCTCTACTCATGtctctctctctgtctctcATGTCGCGTTTGTCTCGGATTTTGTCCTTTTCTCTCCCACTGCCTGAGTCTAGACATTCTCTTGAGCCAGATGAATTGTGTCTGTAAAGTAAACGTTAATCAGATTAGCTcgctaaaggtaagcgtccacaggcctgtatcgtacgcattccgtatgacgtcatcagtacgcatgctgctgatgcggatcagtggacgcagttgtatgagtttctatacaagacaaactaaaatccatcgagtgcgatgcgtacgatgcgggcctgtggacgcgtaccttaaggCTCCGATCGACAGATTTTTTGGTTGAATTTCACATGTAATTATTATCAACATTATTCtacaactattttttattaggtCGCAATATTCATGACGTCATACCTGGAGTCTCTGTCTCTATGTGAGGGCGGTCGCTGCAACCTCGTGACGGGCGGCAGTTCTTCGTCCCACGGCGAGACGTCGCGGGATGATGACGATGTTTGTACTGCAAGTTATGAGCATATTTTTAGGGACGCTTTGGTTTTGTATTGTATGGATTATGAGGTGatgttacttaaatattaataaatgaataaataaaagtataaatcaATAATTGCTAGAGAAATTATGATTAAGTTTACTCGTTACTTTCGTCATTAATACGAGTGGAGAATGATAAAAAAGGAGATTGCTTGATGAGATGACGTTTGATAgggaaaaatagaaatatttggtTTATTATGTTGAGTCTAagtaatctctatatataaaaatcaattgctgttcgttagtctcactaaaactcgagaacgggtGGACCGATTCggtaaattttggtcttgaatatttgtccagagaaggtttaaaaggtgacaaaaaaaaggtttgagGTGGTACGAAATTTTCCGGGCCAGCTAGTATGAAATAAACGAATAAGTATAGTAAGTGAGTTACCGATGGGCGCCCGTGCGGGCGGGTCGTGGTGCCTGCGTCTGGGTCTCGCGCGCGGCTCGGAGTCGCGCGAGTCGGAGGAGCCGGCCGAGGGCGGCGCCGCGCCCAGCACGGCCCAGCGCCCGCCGCGACCCGCGCCGCCCCCGCGACCCACGCCCACCACCGGGCCTAGCTTCTCTGCACACACAAATACATAACTTACTAAAGTGCCCTGTCAATTATTTCTGTCTCacataatataatctatttttGACTACTTCATTAAAGTTTCAAAAATGACGATTGACTAACGACAGTGTTAGCTAAACTGTGCCAACGTTTTCAGGTACTTTATTAACTGCTTTAGTACGTAACTGGCGACGTCGCCATAACGTCTTAATGAGTCAGAACTTTTATGGCACTAAAGGAATAACAACTTTATGAAAAGGAGCCTACAATAAACTAACCTTTAGTATCAGGCGAGGACCCGCTGACGACATCACTAATAGATCCGGTAGACAGTCGAGTGGGCGGAGCCAAGTCTCTCACGGGCAACGGGACAATCTCCACTACTGGTTCTTTCTTCTCCTCAATTTTCTTCTCTTCTTCCCTCTCTTTCACAATAGGACTCTTCCTAAACGCATCCTCCACGTGTGTGAAAGAGAGGGAACTATTATCGATGCAGTCGAAAAAGTCGGAATTGTCGAATccgtcggatttctcgtccgacctttttctttctttcggTAGTTCTGGGGGTAGGGACTCGAATTCATCTTGCGGGGGCTCCGTTATTGTGATCTCGCGTAGTGCTGCATACCTAGCaacaaaagttattttttaataaaatttataacgGTTGCGTTAAGCCAATTTGCACttcatttacatataattaaggTACATTTTAGCATGGCATGGAAACAACAGAATACAATTTACTTAGGAGaacaaaacttaaacaaaacCTAGTCTTACCTATCATTAGTATCTTCAAGTTTAACATCGACATGTCCGTTATCCCGCGGCGACACGCTCCTTCTAGACTTTTCTATCTGTAAAGTCTTCATAACAGATTTAATATCTTCAATCTTCGCATCAATCTGCGACGGTTTGGGACTTACAGAATTACGGAACATGTTAAAAGAATCCAGTGTTAATTCATCTAAAGTTTTCAACGGACTACGAGCCGGCTCTTTACTTTCATTTTCTCGCTCCTGATTGGCTCTCATAAGATTATCTATTGCCGTCAGCTCTTTCTCATCCGAATCCTGCTTCGGTTCACTCTCTAACGCGTCAATAGGGTCCAAAATAGATTTAGCTTTTAATTCTTCTTCCTGTATTTCTCTAAAGGCTGCGTATCTATCGTACGAAGGATTTGCTTTCTTGTCGAAGTCATCGAAGTTAGCTACGAATGTGTCGCTTATGTCGGCGGGCGGTGTGAAGTTGTCTTCGAATTGCGGTTTGAAATCGTTCGGGATGACGGTTGAAGGCTTCTCGAGTGGTGGAATACTTGGTGTGGGTAGCGCCGATATAACTGGTACTGGTTTCTCCTTTTCAGTTTTTAATGCTGGTTCTACGTGTATGTGCTAGAATGGAGAAATAGAAATTGCtatagaatttgtttttttacttttgaatttTTTGCAGACTTATCTCCTAGCAATTTTGATTATTATCAACTCTTGTAAAGAATCGTCAAGTCtcaagtaacgtcacgccttttatccccgatcgGGTAGACAGAGGCGCATATTACGTAACGTAATGCCGTtacacaatatacacccacttttcaccatttgtgttataagtcccatgtaatagtggacgagtctattgccataaactggacacaattctagactccgtgcccAAAAGCCCATtcatactttgcccgacccgggaattgaactcttgtgtggcagtcgcacttgcgaccactagatcaacgaggcagtgtaaaaaatcaatttacaaaTTAAGATGATGTTTATAAAGTTTACGTACCGCCCTATCATTATCGGCAGCTAAGTATGATCTGAGGTAGTCGGTGAGCTGAGGTAGAGTCATAGAAGACAAGGTCGTGGCAGGAACTCGCAATCTGGAAACACAAATATGAACCTTATTGTTATATGCATTACCGACCAAAGTCTATTTTAAGCaagctaattttattttggttaaaatatatgtagtatAAGGTGATAGGGAACTGTTTCTACTAGTAGGGTTAGAAGTAATCTAATTAATGATATTATGGAAGCTATAGTTCGCTCGCTTCGGTCGATCACTGATTAACTTTGGTCATACAATACCCATTTACCGACCATGTCGAGTTCATTTACTACTGACTAGCAGCAGTCGAAACTCAACTTTAAATCAGCGTACTAAAgtacatttttcaatattatctaGGTACCTGTGAGCGAGTTCATCCATGGTGCAGGTGAGTAGTTGGCTGAGGGTGATGTCGAAGCGTCGCGCGGTGGGCAGGGGAGGGGGGGCCGGCGTCAGGTACTCGTCCTCGCTGCTGTACGTAGCGCCCGATGAGAGGCGGGGCTTCATACTGCGGTCCGCCTGTACCAAGTTTCTTATGTTATAGTTGCTCAGGGTGTCCACAGctaatgttcaaaataattccctgacttttccctgactttccctgaccatttttttaaatttccctG
Proteins encoded in this window:
- the LOC118265831 gene encoding protein disabled isoform X4 — translated: MQVCHFQHLLRQFDKNEPGRFLGEGVSFRAKLIGVLEVPEARGDRMCQEALADLKMAIRAAGEHKQRIQVHVAIDGLRLRDDKTGDSLYHHPVHKISFIAQDMTDSRAFGYIFGSPDTGHRFFGIKTDKAASQVVIAMRDLFQVVFELKKKEVEMAKQQLEGKTVTSSLVRHTTNASTESKTKYRYLPQNIASVGETSSTTAKTSDVGAEGGVAELVDLEQELSSLRRGLTQVEGLTPSNDPFGDSFTTLPSQKGLLPPPPSGASTRGRSTPAAPTSARGVFSPGKAPPALPFDLATVASEFEPTPALVDNLTEPPVCQAGASTTQSLSYDVFTELDPLGTGRSKPYVDKKLFFQELKNPPKKVLKDLVSTQSLISDILPVTTDTKIEHYGPATTMTSLSRHSGGSVAIVKPTQSAMFSGNFFSSDPFAETDPFDNTDPFSDSFKDDPFTSMQEFPKSSVLRVDELKSKLSREATLDKPEPESSNVFNGPLQVSLPPEPAPKSPRLQRQSTEGSTVRQRPQAHKLSADSASPPPPLPPKKVGELPGSRPPPRPPHDHEDEDVGPPLPKPAMRREPLADRSMKPRLSSGATYSSEDEYLTPAPPPLPTARRFDITLSQLLTCTMDELAHRLRVPATTLSSMTLPQLTDYLRSYLAADNDRAHIHVEPALKTEKEKPVPVISALPTPSIPPLEKPSTVIPNDFKPQFEDNFTPPADISDTFVANFDDFDKKANPSYDRYAAFREIQEEELKAKSILDPIDALESEPKQDSDEKELTAIDNLMRANQERENESKEPARSPLKTLDELTLDSFNMFRNSVSPKPSQIDAKIEDIKSVMKTLQIEKSRRSVSPRDNGHVDVKLEDTNDRYAALREITITEPPQDEFESLPPELPKERKRSDEKSDGFDNSDFFDCIDNSSLSFTHVEDAFRKSPIVKEREEEKKIEEKKEPVVEIVPLPVRDLAPPTRLSTGSISDVVSGSSPDTKEKLGPVVGVGRGGGAGRGGRWAVLGAAPPSAGSSDSRDSEPRARPRRRHHDPPARAPIVQTSSSSRDVSPWDEELPPVTRLQRPPSHRDRDSRHNSSGSRECLDSGSGREKDKIRDKRDMRDRERDMSRDGRDSARDRRDSARDSGSGRDRRDVSKERDHRDHRDRRDRRSRDRENDSWDRDRTYSREREYRDSRSRERLPKDYRDKDRDRHRKPRHSYDEDEDYSDGCGSGRSSPRDRWPDQRWRRDERNYGSLGWRETRRRAELRQSEDSAERRYGSTLGWSGRRSGPRRSSSRERDREAPRDPPRDSRRRTRRDDARRPRDYRFSNDFSPREREHTSPFDNDFNDTPTPTGKKRAPYSNLEGTRFAFEPEDATASPVSVSSARARDSEQSATRFRFDSDSISPRSMFEDDFAAAPRPRTASIAEEEEGDLPPLRPRPPPTNNRDIRKSDSINIFTRESDPFEGDAFFACTGSDRAARRENWPGDFQGFDNA
- the LOC118265831 gene encoding protein disabled isoform X1 — encoded protein: MFNHKLPTDFPMQTLRKKTSPCKYKNEPGRFLGEGVSFRAKLIGVLEVPEARGDRMCQEALADLKMAIRAAGEHKQRIQVHVAIDGLRLRDDKTGDSLYHHPVHKISFIAQDMTDSRAFGYIFGSPDTGHRFFGIKTDKAASQVVIAMRDLFQVVFELKKKEVEMAKQQLEGKTVTSSLVRHTTNASTESKTKYRYLPQNIASVGETSSTTAKTSDVGAEGGVAELVDLEQELSSLRRGLTQVEGLTPSNDPFGDSFTTLPSQKGLLPPPPSGASTRGRSTPAAPTSARGVFSPGKAPPALPFDLATVASEFEPTPALVDNLTEPPVCQAGASTTQSLSYDVFTELDPLGTGRSKPYVDKKLFFQELKNPPKKVLKDLVSTQSLISDILPVTTDTKIEHYGPATTMTSLSRHSGGSVAIVKPTQSAMFSGNFFSSDPFAETDPFDNTDPFSDSFKDDPFTSMQEFPKSSVLRVDELKSKLSREATLDKPEPESSNVFNGPLQVSLPPEPAPKSPRLQRQSTEGSTVRQRPQAHKLSADSASPPPPLPPKKVGELPGSRPPPRPPHDHEDEDVGPPLPKPAMRREPLADRSMKPRLSSGATYSSEDEYLTPAPPPLPTARRFDITLSQLLTCTMDELAHRLRVPATTLSSMTLPQLTDYLRSYLAADNDRAHIHVEPALKTEKEKPVPVISALPTPSIPPLEKPSTVIPNDFKPQFEDNFTPPADISDTFVANFDDFDKKANPSYDRYAAFREIQEEELKAKSILDPIDALESEPKQDSDEKELTAIDNLMRANQERENESKEPARSPLKTLDELTLDSFNMFRNSVSPKPSQIDAKIEDIKSVMKTLQIEKSRRSVSPRDNGHVDVKLEDTNDRYAALREITITEPPQDEFESLPPELPKERKRSDEKSDGFDNSDFFDCIDNSSLSFTHVEDAFRKSPIVKEREEEKKIEEKKEPVVEIVPLPVRDLAPPTRLSTGSISDVVSGSSPDTKEKLGPVVGVGRGGGAGRGGRWAVLGAAPPSAGSSDSRDSEPRARPRRRHHDPPARAPIVQTSSSSRDVSPWDEELPPVTRLQRPPSHRDRDSRHNSSGSRECLDSGSGREKDKIRDKRDMRDRERDMSRDGRDSARDRRDSARDSGSGRDRRDVSKERDHRDHRDRRDRRSRDRENDSWDRDRTYSREREYRDSRSRERLPKDYRDKDRDRHRKPRHSYDEDEDYSDGCGSGRSSPRDRWPDQRWRRDERNYGSLGWRETRRRAELRQSEDSAERRYGSTLGWSGRRSGPRRSSSRERDREAPRDPPRDSRRRTRRDDARRPRDYRFSNDFSPREREHTSPFDNDFNDTPTPTGKKRAPYSNLEGTRFAFEPEDATASPVSVSSARARDSEQSATRFRFDSDSISPRSMFEDDFAAAPRPRTASIAEEEEGDLPPLRPRPPPTNNRDIRKSDSINIFTRESDPFEGDAFFACTGSDRAARRENWPGDFQGFDNA